A window from Symphalangus syndactylus isolate Jambi chromosome 22, NHGRI_mSymSyn1-v2.1_pri, whole genome shotgun sequence encodes these proteins:
- the LOC129472047 gene encoding LOW QUALITY PROTEIN: putative uncharacterized protein SNHG12 (The sequence of the model RefSeq protein was modified relative to this genomic sequence to represent the inferred CDS: inserted 2 bases in 1 codon), whose product MQGTWLPPSFLAVCDTEEVSLFLELCFKIHVTCKAVLICGXGPMELGQSLWEAEGKTPVILGRNNSMLMPKIMQCATELQRRSTEEE is encoded by the exons ATGCAGGGGACCTG GTTGCCCCCAAGTTTCCTGGCAGTGTGTGATACTGAGGAGGTGAGCTTGTTTCTGGAGCTGTGCTTTAAG attcatGTTACATGTAAAGCTGTCCTCATTTGTGG TGGACCTATGGAGTTGG GACAATCTCTATGGGAAGCAGAAGGCAAGACCCCAGTCATTTTAGGTAGAAACAACAGCATGCTAATGCCAAAAATTATGCAATGTGCTACTGAACTTCAGAGGCGATCAACAGAAGAAGAATAA